The window TGCAGTTTACGGCTTAACCAAAAGTGGAAAAAGAAGAGCTTTTTAGTCACCGGCATACCGATTAAAAAAGACGGTTCCGAAGTCCTTGGAGCACTCGAAATTTTCACGGATGCTGAGAAGATGTCAGCAGATTTGGAGTTGGCAATAAAGATTCAGGAATCGTTTGTACCGAAGAACACGGAAAACATCAAGTTCTTTTACAAACCATCCACCGGACTGGGAGGGGATTTGATATATTACAACCCACCGTGGTTAGCAATTGTGGATATCAGTGGTCACGGAATTGCCGCGGCTCTTGTGAGTATGTTGCTAAGAACGATATTTGATGTGGTTTTCAGCAAAGAGCCGGCTTTGAACATGGTACCTGTTTTAATGGAGAGCGAGTTGATGAACTACAATCTGGAAGGTCTATACTTTACCGGGATATTTGGTAGGATGGAAGGAACTGAATTCAAATTTATAAACGTGGGTCATCCAACCCCAATAAATTTAACGAGGCAAGAGCCTATTTTAACTCCAACAGTTCCACCGGTGGGGTTTGGTTTCAGCGAACCTTACGACAATAGCATCGCTCAAACTTTTAGCTTGACAAACGGTAGCCTCCTTCTCTATACGGATGGCCTCATTGAGATGAGAACAAGGACGGGGCTCTTGGGAGTGGACGGTTTGCTGGCTCTCCTCAGTCCCGACGATGACCTTTTGAGCATTTACCTTAAGGCATCCTCTCGTAGGTCCTCTCCCATCCAAGAAGATGATATCACAATGATTCTCTTAAAAAACAAATCGAAATAAAAAACCCCCGGATCGTCCCGGGGGCTCCTCTCAGAAAACCTTCCAAGGGGGGATAGGGGGGTCGCTGCAGAAACATTTATACAGTACACATTGTAAAGATTCAAGACATCGAATCTTAAGAGGAGGTAACAACTTCCTTCGAATCTGTGTTGCAAAAAGTAAAGCCAGTGACGTATTCGTGAGGACAGTTTTTGAGGATAAACAATACGATAAAAGTGTTGAGACGTGTAAGCATGAAAGAATCAATCGGGGAGTAAAGCAGAAAGAGCATTTTGCACAAGGAATTTGAATTTCACTAACTTAAACGAGAAGGGGGTAACAGCTTGAGACGGTGATAAATGTTGGAAGTTTTTGAGCGCACCACCTTCAGACTTGAACACAGATACGGCAAAAAGTCTGCGCGGGAGGGTAGGTGTATGGTCAAGAGTTTTCTCTCCTTTGTGTTGGGAGCCTTCGTCATAACCGTTGTCGTTCTCGGTTTAAACGCTTACAGAAGCGCACCGAAGGTTGAGCCACTTGGTGAGTATCGGATTTTGTTGGATGGAAAAGAAGTTGCCCAAAAATCTGGATTGTTCTACAGGAAGGGCTCTGCGGGAACGATTTGTATTGAAATACCAGGAAAGCTTTACAAGGGTAATGCCTTAGCTTTCTCTCTAACGGTTAACGAATACATTCGCGTTTTCAGTGATGGGGTGAAGATCTTTGAATACACTTTCCCAAAGCGAGGGCACATGAACCTTTGGCACAGGTACTTCATGGTACCCGTGGAAGGAGACATAGTAATCGAAGGTTCCTTTAAAGTTCTTGGCGGATTGGAAAAAACGTTGTACGTTGGTCCGGCTGAAGAGGTTGCAAAATTCGTTGAACGTGCTAACATGATAGAGGAGTACATGTTCTACCTTGGCACTGGATTTATGGTAGCCATATTTATTGTCAGCGTCCTTCTTGCTATAGGACTTGCGAAACGGGAGTTCGTGTACGCTGGTTTAGCAGCGGTCTTCCCGGTTTTAACAGCGTTAGATGAGATGAACGTGGTGCTTTATCCGATACTCCTTTGGAAGAAAATCGCGATTCTTGGAGCTGCTGGAGCAATATTCTTTTCGTTCTTGTTCATAAAGAACGTTCTAAGGAGACCGCACTACCTATTTGAGAAAATTTATTTCGTCATTTATTGGCTTTTATTCTCTTTGGTTTTATTTGCAAGAGATCTGTACGCAGTTAGGGTCCATTACTCGAACTTCTATCTCTACTCGTTAGCCGCACTTTTGTACATGAGCTACATGCTCTTGCGGTATTCTAAAACGTTTGTCGATAGGGTCCTTGCCGCGGGATTGGCTGCGGTTATTATGAGCGCGTTGCTTTCGATACTTGCCATAGTTGGTTTTCTCAAGCTGGAGTTCATGTTCTTCAACATTGGTCAATTTGCATTTGGACTCACCATAGCTATATACGTTATGGTTAAAACGATAGAAGTCCACAAAGAGACGCTTGCTATGAACGAAGCCATAACGAACCTCATGAACGAACAACTACGCTACATAGAGAAGCTGAAAAGCTGGCAAAATGCGGTAAAGACACTTTCTAAGGAAACAGAGAACGATATGGAACGTATTGAGTTGGTTGGTAGGAAACTTGAAATGAGTTCTAAAGAATCGCTCAATAAATTGGATGAGCTGGAGAAAAGCCTTGTCGAGTTTAAGTCGTTGGTGGAGAAACTCATGGCAATAAACTCCGTTGTACAACAGACGATGTTCGAGGCTGGACATTTGAACAAGCGGATCGTTGAGCTAAGTGAACAGAATCGCGATTCTTTGAAGTATTCGTCCGAAGTTTTAAATTCGCTCAAGAGTGAGAACGAGAAGCTTTCCGAGTTGTTCTGGAAACTTTCGGAAAGTGTTGAGAGCATAAAGGTCGTTACATCGAAGATTAAGGACATAGCACGTGAGACAAACCTCCTATCCCTTAACGCGTCGATAGAAGCGGCGAGGGCTGGGGAATTCGGAAAGAGCTTCGCGGTCGTCGCCTCGGAAATTCGAAATTTGTCGAACGATACCTCCGAACTGGCTGACTCTATTGAGCGGGGTCTATCGAACCTGCTCAATTATTTTGGAAATTTCGCAAAGGAGCTCACGGACTTTTTCAACAACCTGGGAGAAGTGGTTGATCGAAACTCAACTTTGATGTCGAGTATGATAGGTTTCAGCGATAACGTAGAGGAAATGAGCGCAAAATTTGAGGATGTGATTAAGAGCATGGAAGCGCAACAATCGCAACTTGCCTGGTTCGACGAGAGTTTCTCCCGGGTTCTCGGAAGGGTTAGTGACCTGAAACATTCCTTCGAGATTGTTGAAAATTCCAAGGAAGAGGTCTTCAGAGTTTTCGACAGCGTTAGGGAAAAGGTGGAGGAAATACGTCGATTATTCGAGGAAAAATGATCACTCAGTGTTTTTGGAAGGAGTCACATTCTCAAATTCATTGGAAGGAGGTTGTCGGTATGTACGTGAACACCAAGGATATCCTTGAGAAGGCCAGTAAGGAGTACTACGCAGTCCCGGCATTTAACATCAACAACATGGAGTTCTTCCATGCAATACTCGAGGGCGCACTCGAAAAACGTGCACCGCTTATCGTTGAAACAAGCGAGGGAGCTATAAAGTACGCAGGAAACGGGGACATATTTAAAGGTGCAAGATTTTTCGTGGAGATGGTAAGGCTATTTGCCGATAGCGTCGATATACCAGTAGCCCTCCACCTTGACCACGGTAAGCATTTTGAGTATATAATAGCAGCGATAAAGGCTGGATATTCCTCGGTTATGATCGATGCGTCCGAAGAACCTTTCGAGGAAAATCTCAGGAAAACAAAAGAGATAGTGAAAATCGCGCATGCAGCTGGTGTATCGGTCGAGGCAGAACTCGGTCAGCTTGCGGGTGTGGAAGATAACGTGGTTGCCGCCGAGAACGTACTCGTTGATCCCGAGCAAGCAAAGATTTTCGTTGAGGAAACCGGTGTTGATTTCCTGGCTCCCGCGATTGGAACGAGCCACGGAGCGTTCAAGTTCAAAGGAGAAGCGAAACTCGATTTTGAAAGACTTAAAAAGGTCAAAGAATTAACGAAAGTTCCGCTTGTTCTCCATGGTGCATCAAGCGTCCTTCCCGAGTACGTGAGGATAGCCGAAGAATACGGTGCGGACCTCAGCGGAGCCAAAGGCGTGCCCGAAGAGGACCTAAAAAAGTGCGTGGAACTTGGTATCAACAAGGTCAACACCGATACGGACCTCAGAATTGCCTTTATCGCAGGGCTTAGAAAGTACCTGAAGGAGAACCCGAAAGAGTTCGATCCGAGGCACTACCTTGGAGCAGGTAAAAAGTTCGTCAAAGAGGTTGTTATGAATAGACTTGAATTTCTCGGATGTGCTGGGAAAGCGTGAGCATTTTAAAAACACTTGCTGGGAGGGGTCCTCGTGCGAGTACTCGTAGTTAACTGCGGTAGTTCATCGATCAAGTACCAGTTCCTTGACATGGATACAGAGCAAGTACTTTGTAAAGGTCTTGCCGAGAGAATAGGTATTCCGGGAAGTAGGATCGTTCACAAGAAAGGTGAAGAAAAAACCATCGTTGAAAAGCCCATGAAGGACCACGAAGAGGCCCTAAAATACGTCCTTGAGTTGATTACCGACGAAAAGGTTGGTGGAGTGAAGGATCTAAGAGAGATCGATGCGGTTGGTCACAGGGTTGTTCATGGTGGGGAAAAGTTCACGGGCTCCGTGTTGATCGACGACGAGGTTATAAGGGCGCTTGAGGAGTATTCGTACCTTGCACCACTCCACAACCCACCGAACATCATGGGAATTAGGGCTATTATGAAACTTCTTCCGGGAGTACCGAACGTTGCCGTCTTCGATACTGCGTTCCACTCGAAAATGCCGGCCAAGGCTTACCTTTACGCTATTCCGTACGAGTACTACAAGAAGTACAAA is drawn from Fervidobacterium thailandense and contains these coding sequences:
- a CDS encoding PP2C family protein-serine/threonine phosphatase, whose product is MSADLELAIKIQESFVPKNTENIKFFYKPSTGLGGDLIYYNPPWLAIVDISGHGIAAALVSMLLRTIFDVVFSKEPALNMVPVLMESELMNYNLEGLYFTGIFGRMEGTEFKFINVGHPTPINLTRQEPILTPTVPPVGFGFSEPYDNSIAQTFSLTNGSLLLYTDGLIEMRTRTGLLGVDGLLALLSPDDDLLSIYLKASSRRSSPIQEDDITMILLKNKSK
- the fba gene encoding class II fructose-1,6-bisphosphate aldolase gives rise to the protein MYVNTKDILEKASKEYYAVPAFNINNMEFFHAILEGALEKRAPLIVETSEGAIKYAGNGDIFKGARFFVEMVRLFADSVDIPVALHLDHGKHFEYIIAAIKAGYSSVMIDASEEPFEENLRKTKEIVKIAHAAGVSVEAELGQLAGVEDNVVAAENVLVDPEQAKIFVEETGVDFLAPAIGTSHGAFKFKGEAKLDFERLKKVKELTKVPLVLHGASSVLPEYVRIAEEYGADLSGAKGVPEEDLKKCVELGINKVNTDTDLRIAFIAGLRKYLKENPKEFDPRHYLGAGKKFVKEVVMNRLEFLGCAGKA
- a CDS encoding methyl-accepting chemotaxis protein, which codes for MVKSFLSFVLGAFVITVVVLGLNAYRSAPKVEPLGEYRILLDGKEVAQKSGLFYRKGSAGTICIEIPGKLYKGNALAFSLTVNEYIRVFSDGVKIFEYTFPKRGHMNLWHRYFMVPVEGDIVIEGSFKVLGGLEKTLYVGPAEEVAKFVERANMIEEYMFYLGTGFMVAIFIVSVLLAIGLAKREFVYAGLAAVFPVLTALDEMNVVLYPILLWKKIAILGAAGAIFFSFLFIKNVLRRPHYLFEKIYFVIYWLLFSLVLFARDLYAVRVHYSNFYLYSLAALLYMSYMLLRYSKTFVDRVLAAGLAAVIMSALLSILAIVGFLKLEFMFFNIGQFAFGLTIAIYVMVKTIEVHKETLAMNEAITNLMNEQLRYIEKLKSWQNAVKTLSKETENDMERIELVGRKLEMSSKESLNKLDELEKSLVEFKSLVEKLMAINSVVQQTMFEAGHLNKRIVELSEQNRDSLKYSSEVLNSLKSENEKLSELFWKLSESVESIKVVTSKIKDIARETNLLSLNASIEAARAGEFGKSFAVVASEIRNLSNDTSELADSIERGLSNLLNYFGNFAKELTDFFNNLGEVVDRNSTLMSSMIGFSDNVEEMSAKFEDVIKSMEAQQSQLAWFDESFSRVLGRVSDLKHSFEIVENSKEEVFRVFDSVREKVEEIRRLFEEK